The following coding sequences lie in one Nitrospirota bacterium genomic window:
- a CDS encoding pirin family protein → MSAVRKIKKIFKSKPTIEGAGVHLKRAFGYYQVPLLDPFLLLDDFHSDNEDDYIKGFPWHPHRGIETITYMLHGKAEHGDSMGNKGVIHAGDVQWMTAGSGIIHQEMPKGQEDGLMWGFQLWANLPASDKMMEPRYRDVKKETIPEITADNGTKIKIICGDVKGTKGPVKDIVIDPEYLDITVQARSNFRHRVKTGHTVFAYVVEGAGYFDERRDPYAFEVEGANYFDLNRSCLLANENLIVFDDGNEVSVTTEDKPVRFLLVSGKPIGEPVAWYGPIVMNTQEELRIAFEEYRNGTFIK, encoded by the coding sequence ATGAGCGCTGTCAGAAAAATAAAAAAGATATTTAAGAGCAAACCCACCATTGAAGGCGCGGGGGTGCATTTAAAGCGCGCCTTCGGATATTATCAGGTTCCCCTGCTTGATCCGTTCTTGCTGCTTGACGATTTCCATTCCGACAACGAGGATGATTACATAAAAGGCTTCCCGTGGCATCCGCACAGGGGGATCGAAACGATCACCTATATGCTTCATGGAAAAGCCGAGCACGGCGACAGCATGGGGAACAAAGGAGTGATACATGCCGGAGATGTCCAGTGGATGACCGCGGGCAGCGGGATCATTCATCAGGAAATGCCTAAAGGACAAGAGGACGGACTGATGTGGGGATTTCAGCTTTGGGCGAACCTTCCCGCCTCTGACAAGATGATGGAGCCGAGGTACCGTGATGTAAAAAAAGAGACTATCCCGGAGATTACCGCTGACAATGGAACGAAGATCAAGATTATATGCGGTGATGTCAAAGGCACGAAAGGGCCTGTCAAAGATATTGTGATCGACCCTGAGTATCTCGACATCACTGTTCAGGCAAGGTCGAATTTCAGGCACCGGGTAAAGACCGGGCATACGGTCTTTGCCTATGTTGTAGAAGGCGCGGGATATTTTGATGAGAGACGCGACCCGTACGCATTCGAAGTGGAAGGGGCCAATTATTTCGATCTGAACAGGTCCTGTTTATTGGCCAATGAAAACCTCATAGTCTTCGATGACGGCAATGAGGTTTCTGTTACAACCGAAGATAAGCCGGTAAGGTTTCTTCTGGTATCGGGCAAACCAATTGGAGAGCCGGTGGCCTGGTACGGCCCTATCGTTATGAACACGCAGGAAGAGCTCAGGATAGCCTTTGAGGAATACCGCAACGGGACCTTCATTAAGTAA
- a CDS encoding pyrimidine/purine nucleoside phosphorylase, which produces MSEFKNVTVVKKANIYFDGKVTSRTVISGDGSRKTLGVMLPGEYEFNTADKEIMEILSGDLDVLLPGESGWKTIKGGESFEVKANAKFSLKVRALTDYCCSFVR; this is translated from the coding sequence ATGTCTGAGTTTAAAAATGTAACGGTTGTGAAGAAGGCGAATATCTATTTTGACGGCAAGGTGACGAGCAGGACCGTCATTTCCGGCGATGGCTCCAGGAAGACCCTTGGGGTGATGCTGCCCGGAGAGTACGAGTTTAATACCGCTGACAAAGAGATAATGGAAATCCTTTCAGGGGATTTAGACGTGCTCCTGCCCGGAGAGAGCGGCTGGAAGACGATCAAAGGCGGAGAGTCATTTGAAGTTAAAGCTAATGCTAAATTCTCCCTCAAGGTCAGGGCGCTTACCGATTACTGCTGCTCCTTTGTCCGCTGA
- the recQ gene encoding DNA helicase RecQ — protein sequence MNSSIFDTLKNVFGFQTFRPNQESIIKNILGGKDVFAVMPTGGGKSLCYQLPARLMPGTVVVISPLISLMKDQVDAAVENGISAAFMNSSMNAEEVSDVYRKLQSGKLNLLYIAPERFAMPHFLDKLKASPVSLFAIDEAHCISEWGHDFRPDYLGLSRIPEMFPAVPVAAFTATATEKVQSDIIRKIGLRNPHTVRASFNRPNLFYEVKTKSGVDEQILEFLMEHPGESGIIYRTTRDSVMETADFLISKGISALPYHAGLSAEERSKNQEAFNRDEVQVITATIAFGMGIDKSNVRFVLHADLPKNIESYYQETGRAGRDGSSARCLLFFSRGDIPKIRYFIDRITDDNERSIAMGKLNQMAGYASHNVCRRKQLLGFFGEDYTSGNCAACDICSGNVEQIDITIEAQKIMSAVSRTGQRFGAGHIVDIVTGADTKRIRELKHNEIKTYGVGKDRDKRYWRTIVDELIAQEALMQEGDPYPVLNITKKGSDILFGREKITALIKEEVKTKALAEKGGEYDRTLFERLRSVRKRLADIQQVPPYIIFSDKTLQDMCRRFPSTLPELKKISGVGDTKLERYGEDFVAEIKRYLNENPGISIPADVPVYTHSAASSQKKKKSQTVEDTYELSSKGMSLEDIAKQRNLSPATIASHMERLIMEGREVDIDRLIDPAKRKLIEEFFLSGQQWALKPVVEQFAGTVSYEEARLVRACLVRKRQV from the coding sequence TTGAATTCATCGATATTCGATACGCTTAAAAACGTTTTCGGTTTTCAGACATTCCGTCCGAACCAGGAATCCATTATCAAGAACATCCTTGGCGGCAAAGACGTATTTGCGGTAATGCCGACCGGCGGCGGGAAATCATTGTGCTACCAGTTGCCCGCGAGGCTTATGCCCGGCACCGTGGTCGTCATCAGCCCGCTCATCTCTCTGATGAAAGACCAGGTGGATGCAGCGGTTGAGAACGGAATATCCGCTGCGTTCATGAACAGCTCGATGAATGCCGAAGAGGTCTCCGACGTTTATCGTAAATTACAATCCGGCAAGCTCAATCTGCTTTATATCGCTCCTGAGAGATTTGCCATGCCGCACTTCCTTGATAAGCTGAAGGCCTCTCCGGTCTCACTCTTTGCGATTGACGAGGCGCACTGCATATCCGAATGGGGGCATGATTTCCGTCCTGACTATCTCGGCCTTTCTCGCATTCCTGAGATGTTCCCTGCTGTGCCGGTTGCGGCCTTTACCGCGACAGCTACCGAGAAGGTGCAATCCGATATTATCAGGAAGATCGGCCTCAGAAACCCGCATACCGTGCGCGCGTCTTTTAACCGCCCGAACCTCTTCTATGAGGTTAAGACGAAATCAGGAGTGGATGAGCAGATACTCGAATTTCTCATGGAACATCCAGGTGAATCAGGGATCATCTACCGCACGACCCGTGATTCCGTGATGGAGACCGCGGACTTCCTTATATCAAAGGGCATCTCCGCACTGCCGTACCATGCCGGGTTGTCCGCCGAGGAACGGAGCAAAAACCAGGAGGCCTTCAACAGGGATGAGGTCCAGGTGATAACGGCGACCATTGCCTTCGGCATGGGCATTGATAAATCGAATGTGCGCTTTGTCCTTCACGCCGACCTACCGAAAAATATCGAAAGCTATTATCAGGAGACCGGCCGGGCAGGCCGTGACGGAAGCTCAGCGCGCTGCCTCCTGTTCTTCAGCAGAGGGGACATACCGAAGATCAGATATTTCATCGACAGGATAACGGATGATAATGAGCGCTCCATCGCCATGGGGAAGCTCAACCAGATGGCGGGATACGCGTCGCATAATGTATGCAGGAGGAAACAGCTCCTCGGATTCTTCGGGGAGGACTACACCTCCGGCAATTGCGCGGCCTGCGATATCTGCTCCGGGAACGTTGAACAGATCGACATCACTATCGAGGCACAGAAGATAATGTCGGCAGTGTCACGGACAGGGCAGAGGTTCGGGGCGGGGCATATTGTGGACATTGTAACAGGCGCGGACACCAAGCGTATCCGGGAGCTTAAACATAACGAGATAAAGACCTACGGCGTCGGCAAAGACAGGGACAAGAGATACTGGCGTACCATTGTTGATGAGCTTATTGCGCAGGAGGCGCTTATGCAGGAAGGCGATCCATATCCTGTGCTGAATATTACGAAAAAGGGTTCAGACATACTGTTCGGCAGGGAAAAGATCACGGCCTTGATAAAGGAAGAGGTGAAGACGAAGGCACTTGCAGAAAAGGGCGGGGAATATGACCGGACGCTTTTTGAAAGACTCCGCAGTGTCAGAAAAAGGCTGGCGGATATTCAGCAGGTCCCTCCCTATATCATTTTCTCTGACAAAACCTTACAGGACATGTGCAGGCGTTTCCCGTCAACCCTGCCAGAGCTTAAAAAGATCAGCGGCGTAGGCGATACGAAACTCGAACGGTATGGGGAGGATTTTGTCGCTGAGATAAAACGGTATCTTAATGAAAACCCCGGTATATCTATACCAGCGGATGTTCCCGTGTATACACACAGTGCTGCGTCTTCGCAAAAAAAGAAAAAGAGTCAGACTGTCGAAGATACCTATGAGCTTTCCAGTAAAGGGATGTCTCTTGAAGACATCGCGAAACAGCGCAATCTCTCGCCTGCAACCATAGCGTCCCATATGGAACGTCTGATCATGGAGGGACGCGAGGTTGATATCGACCGCCTCATTGATCCGGCAAAGCGTAAGTTGATAGAGGAATTCTTTTTATCCGGCCAACAGTGGGCGCTTAAGCCGGTAGTGGAGCAGTTCGCCGGCACAGTAAGCTACGAAGAAGCCCGCCTTGTAAGGGCGTGCCTGGTTCGTAAACGTCAGGTTTAA
- a CDS encoding ATP-binding cassette domain-containing protein: MIQISNLEKSYGRQVLFDKIGFIINPGERVGLVGRNGHGKTTLFRLILGQEHQDSGTISIPNGYRIGHLSQHIRFTEESVLKEACLSLPKYEDGRDESYKAEAILMGLGFSVEDLVLSPAQLSGGYQVRLNLAKVLVSDPNLLLLDEPTNYLDIVSLRWLVQFLRSWRKELMIITHDRSIMDSVTTHTMAIHRCGVRKIAGPTENVYQQLMLEEEIYEKTRVNDEKKRAEIEQFINRFRAKATKAKAVQSRVKALQKKEKLEKLSDTKNLDFSFNSAPFSSKQLMEVKDLYFGYKFGEPLIDRLSFFVGKKDRIAIIGKNGKGKTTLLNLLAGELTPLSGEVRCHNDLKFAYFGQTNINRLDPQKTIEEEIMDAHPDHSRGPARAICGIMMFPKDDALKKISVLSGGEKSRVLLGKLLVSPANMLLLDEPTNHLDMESTDSLVEAIEDFSGAVVIVTHSEMILHAIATRLIIFDGGKATLFEGTYQDFLDRVGWSNEAPPTPRDTKTNGGKAVDKKLRRRLRAELVNEKSRTLSALQKRSAEIEREIVSLEAIVEQSNKDIMDASAKGDGDTIKKLSKTLHDSQSKIDSLFSELERLQTEIEDKTKEFEEKLSNMEMV; the protein is encoded by the coding sequence ATGATCCAGATAAGCAATTTAGAAAAATCATACGGGCGTCAGGTGCTCTTCGATAAGATCGGCTTTATAATAAATCCCGGAGAGCGTGTAGGGTTGGTCGGCAGGAACGGCCACGGCAAGACCACGCTGTTCAGGCTCATATTAGGACAGGAGCATCAGGACTCCGGGACTATCAGCATTCCAAACGGCTACAGGATCGGGCATCTATCACAGCACATCCGGTTTACCGAAGAGAGCGTATTGAAAGAGGCGTGCCTGAGCCTGCCGAAGTACGAAGACGGCAGGGACGAAAGCTACAAGGCGGAAGCCATACTAATGGGTCTCGGGTTCTCCGTTGAAGATCTCGTTCTATCCCCAGCGCAGTTGTCCGGCGGGTATCAGGTGAGGCTGAACCTCGCGAAGGTACTCGTCTCTGACCCGAACCTCCTGCTGCTTGACGAACCCACGAACTATCTCGATATCGTGTCGCTCCGCTGGCTTGTGCAATTTTTACGAAGCTGGAGAAAAGAGCTGATGATAATTACCCATGACCGTTCGATCATGGACTCTGTTACCACACACACAATGGCGATCCATCGCTGCGGGGTGAGAAAGATAGCCGGACCTACGGAAAATGTGTATCAGCAATTAATGCTGGAAGAAGAGATATATGAAAAAACCAGGGTCAACGACGAGAAAAAACGGGCGGAGATCGAACAGTTCATAAACCGTTTCAGGGCAAAGGCCACCAAGGCAAAGGCGGTCCAGTCGAGGGTCAAGGCATTGCAGAAAAAGGAGAAGCTCGAAAAATTATCAGACACAAAGAACCTTGACTTCAGCTTTAACTCCGCCCCCTTCAGCAGCAAACAGCTCATGGAAGTGAAAGACCTGTACTTCGGATATAAATTCGGCGAACCGCTGATTGACAGGTTGAGCTTTTTTGTCGGAAAGAAGGACCGCATCGCGATAATAGGAAAGAACGGCAAGGGCAAGACAACGCTCCTGAACCTTCTGGCCGGGGAATTAACTCCTTTGAGCGGCGAGGTGCGCTGTCACAATGACCTTAAGTTTGCGTATTTCGGTCAGACAAATATAAACCGCCTGGACCCGCAGAAGACCATTGAAGAAGAGATCATGGACGCGCACCCCGACCATAGCAGGGGACCGGCGCGCGCGATATGCGGGATCATGATGTTCCCGAAGGACGATGCGCTGAAAAAGATCAGCGTCCTCTCCGGCGGAGAGAAGAGCCGTGTGCTTCTTGGCAAACTGCTCGTCAGCCCCGCCAACATGCTGCTGCTTGATGAACCAACGAACCACCTCGATATGGAGTCCACCGATTCCCTGGTCGAAGCGATAGAAGACTTCAGCGGCGCTGTAGTCATCGTTACCCACAGTGAAATGATCCTCCATGCCATCGCAACACGGCTCATTATCTTTGACGGCGGGAAGGCGACCCTTTTTGAAGGCACGTATCAGGACTTCCTTGACAGGGTGGGTTGGAGCAATGAAGCCCCCCCAACGCCTCGCGACACTAAAACGAACGGCGGCAAAGCCGTGGACAAGAAACTCCGCCGCCGCCTGCGAGCTGAACTTGTCAACGAGAAATCAAGGACCCTCAGCGCCTTGCAAAAGAGAAGCGCTGAAATTGAACGCGAGATCGTCAGCCTTGAAGCGATTGTAGAGCAGAGCAATAAAGATATAATGGACGCCTCAGCTAAGGGCGACGGCGACACTATAAAGAAACTGTCAAAGACTCTCCACGATTCTCAATCAAAGATCGATTCCCTCTTCTCTGAGCTCGAACGCCTGCAGACTGAGATTGAAGACAAGACAAAGGAGTTTGAAGAAAAGCTCAGCAATATGGAGATGGTGTAG
- a CDS encoding AAA family ATPase, translating to MYTEHFGLKILPFENVPDTRFFFDQGEHARVHKRITDSFKAGRGLMVVTGPIGSGKTTLSRMIISDFLNNITLIWMALPPENSTDLFLFIAHELELKPSSTEKVFLLRDIKDALLKINSEGGKCLLMIDESHLMTEDTLNGIRLLNNLEEDSTKLIQLLLLGQEELMGIINKPEMEPFRQRIAVLENMGKMNVDRIREYISHRIKIAGGNPSIFSDTGWEALAVAFGPGSTPRVINSLCDRSLHAAFEKKKTIAEVDDVYEAAQGMGLEKDIFFYKISLKQKERKEQTAFAVPDNALKGPQTPGKEPVPSFSRKPVVTGIEHLIKQPEISQAAQTGSGAGHLISGTIRKVIKKPALLLLLSIAALLLSVFFYCERSGSIDLMTCLQELIGF from the coding sequence ATGTACACTGAACACTTTGGCCTGAAAATACTGCCTTTTGAAAATGTCCCTGACACAAGGTTCTTTTTTGATCAGGGAGAACATGCCAGGGTGCATAAGAGGATAACAGACTCTTTCAAAGCAGGTCGGGGATTGATGGTGGTAACAGGGCCTATCGGGTCAGGCAAGACAACCCTGAGCCGGATGATAATATCTGATTTTTTAAATAATATAACCCTCATATGGATGGCCTTGCCTCCTGAGAACAGCACCGACCTTTTTCTTTTTATCGCGCATGAGCTTGAGCTGAAACCTTCATCAACCGAGAAGGTCTTCCTTTTAAGGGACATTAAGGACGCCCTCTTAAAGATTAATTCTGAAGGCGGCAAATGTCTGCTGATGATAGACGAATCGCATCTTATGACAGAGGACACGCTTAACGGCATCCGCCTGCTGAACAATCTTGAAGAAGATTCGACCAAACTTATTCAGCTCCTTCTGCTCGGACAGGAGGAATTAATGGGAATAATCAACAAGCCGGAGATGGAACCTTTCAGGCAGCGCATCGCGGTTTTGGAAAATATGGGAAAGATGAACGTCGACAGGATACGTGAATACATCTCGCATCGTATTAAGATAGCCGGCGGAAACCCTTCCATATTCTCAGACACCGGGTGGGAAGCCTTGGCCGTCGCCTTCGGCCCGGGAAGTACGCCTCGTGTAATCAATTCATTGTGCGACAGGTCACTCCATGCAGCCTTTGAAAAGAAAAAAACAATAGCAGAGGTCGATGATGTCTATGAGGCTGCGCAGGGGATGGGATTAGAGAAAGATATTTTTTTCTATAAGATTTCACTCAAGCAAAAGGAGAGAAAAGAACAAACCGCATTTGCCGTGCCTGATAATGCTCTAAAGGGACCTCAAACACCTGGTAAAGAGCCGGTGCCTTCATTTAGCAGGAAACCGGTGGTGACCGGCATTGAACATCTAATAAAACAACCGGAGATATCTCAAGCAGCTCAGACGGGCTCAGGGGCCGGCCATTTAATATCCGGGACAATTCGAAAAGTCATAAAGAAACCGGCGCTGCTACTCTTGTTATCCATAGCAGCGCTCCTCTTAAGTGTCTTTTTCTACTGTGAACGGTCCGGCTCAATTGACTTAATGACCTGCCTTCAGGAGTTAATCGGTTTTTAG
- a CDS encoding class I SAM-dependent RNA methyltransferase yields the protein MYEYQKDKIYFAQVANDIRELAAEELSELGAREIRSEYGGVYFNAEKEALYRINYFTRLASRVLAPLLSFHCRTTDELYKKAKKIKWTDFISLKKTFAIFANVSNSMINNSHYASLCLKDAIVDSFREMSGERPDVDPGDPDIWLNLYIRKDYAVISLDTSGGSLHRRGYRKDSVSAPMQETVAAAIMKYSQWDGSVPLYDPMCGSGTLLCEALMHYCKIPSGVFRERFGFEFLPDYDKPLWTKVKKELDLQIRQLPDGLIAGSDISPEAVKISRTNITNLPHGKKIKLDALDFRESGGLQNGVIITNPPYGVRMGDREDLDLFYESLGDFLKQKCKGSSAYIYFGEREFIKKIGLKATWKKPLKAGGLDGRLVKYEMF from the coding sequence ATGTATGAATATCAGAAAGATAAGATTTACTTTGCTCAAGTTGCCAATGACATTAGAGAGCTGGCAGCAGAGGAGCTCTCCGAACTTGGCGCAAGAGAAATCAGATCTGAATACGGGGGAGTCTACTTTAATGCGGAAAAGGAAGCGCTTTACCGGATCAATTACTTCACAAGACTCGCATCGAGGGTACTTGCGCCCCTGCTGTCTTTTCATTGCCGCACTACCGATGAACTATACAAGAAGGCAAAGAAGATAAAGTGGACGGATTTTATTTCCCTGAAAAAAACCTTTGCCATTTTCGCCAACGTATCAAACAGCATGATAAATAATTCTCACTATGCGTCTCTGTGTTTGAAAGACGCAATTGTCGATTCATTCCGGGAGATGTCAGGGGAAAGGCCTGATGTCGATCCGGGCGATCCGGATATATGGCTGAACCTTTACATCAGAAAGGACTACGCAGTCATAAGCCTGGACACATCAGGAGGTTCTCTGCATCGCCGGGGATACAGGAAAGACTCCGTGTCCGCTCCCATGCAGGAAACGGTTGCCGCCGCGATTATGAAATATTCACAATGGGACGGCTCTGTCCCGCTTTACGACCCGATGTGCGGCTCCGGCACGCTGCTCTGTGAAGCGCTGATGCATTACTGCAAAATCCCTTCGGGTGTTTTCCGTGAACGCTTCGGATTTGAATTCCTGCCTGACTATGATAAACCGTTGTGGACAAAAGTAAAGAAAGAACTCGACCTGCAAATCCGGCAATTGCCGGACGGACTTATCGCGGGAAGCGATATATCCCCGGAAGCTGTTAAGATATCAAGGACGAACATAACGAATCTGCCGCACGGGAAAAAAATAAAGCTTGACGCGCTTGACTTCAGAGAAAGCGGAGGTTTGCAAAATGGGGTCATTATCACAAATCCTCCTTACGGCGTCCGCATGGGAGACAGGGAGGACCTCGATCTCTTTTATGAATCGCTTGGGGATTTCCTGAAGCAGAAGTGCAAGGGTTCTTCCGCGTATATTTATTTCGGAGAGCGGGAGTTTATCAAAAAGATCGGACTGAAAGCGACGTGGAAAAAGCCTTTGAAAGCAGGCGGCCTTGACGGCAGGCTGGTAAAGTATGAGATGTTTTAA
- a CDS encoding DUF615 domain-containing protein: protein MEIKSKTQRKKEAEALQKLGKKLMELPPEQLKGIKLPEEIFNAIKHAKTIKARGGLRRQMQYIGVLMRRYDPAPIQEAMQNIEEGNYKKTTAFKEIEQWRDELVAGNESLIEVILEKCPDADPQQLTQLVRNAVTERDHNHPPKVFRELFRYLKKIRTDAG from the coding sequence ATGGAAATTAAAAGCAAAACACAGAGAAAAAAAGAAGCTGAAGCTTTACAGAAGCTTGGGAAAAAGCTTATGGAACTTCCGCCTGAACAGCTCAAGGGGATTAAGCTGCCGGAGGAAATTTTCAATGCCATTAAACATGCAAAGACAATCAAGGCGCGCGGCGGACTCCGGAGGCAGATGCAGTATATCGGCGTCCTGATGCGAAGATATGACCCTGCGCCTATTCAGGAAGCGATGCAGAACATTGAAGAGGGGAACTACAAAAAGACCACGGCCTTCAAAGAAATTGAACAGTGGCGGGATGAGCTTGTGGCAGGGAATGAATCGCTAATTGAAGTCATTTTAGAGAAATGCCCTGATGCAGACCCGCAGCAATTAACTCAGCTCGTACGTAACGCCGTAACTGAAAGAGATCACAATCACCCTCCCAAAGTATTCAGAGAGTTATTCCGGTATCTGAAAAAAATCCGGACGGACGCAGGGTAA
- a CDS encoding DEAD/DEAH box helicase, protein MEFIDFNFHPNVAAGVKAAGYVTPTPIQAQAVPPVLKGSDVMGLAQTGTGKTAAFVLPILHRLMQGPRGCVRALIVAPTRELAEQTHEAIGILGRQTRLRSVTVYGGVGISLQIQKLRSGVEIVVACPGRLLDHINQRTINLSHLEVLVLDEADRMFDMGFLPDIKKIIKHIPEKRQTLMFSATMPDDIRRLAHEVLNTPVTVQVDHAAPANTVAHALYPVEQQLKTALLMELLRHTDTDSVLIFTRTKHRAKRVGQQLVNAGYRAASLQGNLSQNKRQAALDGFRKGAYQILVATDIAARGIDVSSISHVINYDMPDTADAYTHRIGRTGRAAKTGDAFTFITGEDNDMVRAIERVLGEKVERRMLEGFDYKKSMPARDTEFARPPREPQRRRVHAAATHKQPGHNTGRPEKRKQVTAEVKNKSHRVPASRRFTWSKADTSNSRTHHPVV, encoded by the coding sequence ATGGAATTTATCGATTTTAATTTTCACCCCAATGTTGCGGCCGGGGTAAAGGCCGCAGGTTATGTAACGCCGACACCGATCCAGGCCCAGGCGGTCCCGCCGGTCCTGAAAGGAAGCGACGTAATGGGACTTGCACAGACCGGAACAGGAAAGACAGCGGCCTTCGTGCTGCCGATCCTGCATCGCCTGATGCAGGGACCGCGCGGCTGTGTGCGCGCCCTTATTGTCGCGCCTACGCGCGAACTGGCTGAACAGACCCACGAGGCGATCGGAATTCTGGGACGGCAGACCCGCCTCAGGAGCGTTACAGTTTACGGCGGCGTTGGGATAAGTCTGCAGATACAGAAACTGCGCAGCGGAGTCGAGATTGTTGTTGCATGTCCGGGCCGTTTGCTCGATCACATTAATCAGCGCACTATCAATCTGTCGCATCTGGAGGTGCTCGTGCTTGACGAGGCAGACCGTATGTTCGACATGGGCTTTCTGCCTGATATCAAAAAGATCATCAAACACATACCGGAAAAAAGACAGACGCTGATGTTTTCTGCGACCATGCCCGATGATATACGGAGGCTGGCGCACGAAGTCCTCAACACCCCGGTCACGGTGCAGGTTGATCACGCAGCGCCGGCGAACACGGTCGCACACGCTCTTTATCCGGTCGAGCAGCAGCTCAAAACCGCGCTTCTCATGGAACTGCTGCGCCATACCGACACGGACTCTGTACTGATCTTTACCCGCACCAAGCACCGCGCCAAGCGCGTGGGACAGCAGTTGGTAAATGCGGGCTACCGCGCTGCATCGCTGCAGGGAAACTTATCGCAGAACAAACGGCAGGCCGCGCTCGACGGATTCCGTAAAGGCGCTTATCAGATACTTGTCGCGACAGACATCGCGGCGCGCGGCATAGATGTCTCAAGCATTTCACACGTCATAAACTACGATATGCCCGATACCGCGGACGCGTATACACACCGGATTGGACGCACGGGACGTGCCGCGAAGACCGGCGACGCTTTTACTTTCATTACCGGTGAAGACAATGACATGGTGCGCGCCATTGAACGCGTCCTCGGTGAAAAAGTGGAGCGCCGCATGCTGGAGGGCTTTGATTATAAAAAGTCGATGCCTGCGCGCGACACTGAATTCGCCCGCCCTCCACGCGAACCGCAGCGCCGCAGGGTCCATGCCGCAGCAACCCATAAACAACCAGGGCATAACACGGGAAGACCGGAAAAGCGGAAACAGGTAACTGCGGAAGTCAAAAATAAATCCCATCGTGTTCCTGCTTCACGGCGTTTCACATGGTCAAAGGCAGACACAAGCAATAGCCGGACACACCATCCCGTCGTTTGA
- the greB gene encoding transcription elongation factor GreB, whose protein sequence is MKEPLRDKPNISPYITPAGQKQLNDELSYLWKVKRPQVTQAVAEAAAMGDRSENAEYIYGKKQLREIDARMRFLQKRLDALIVVDRTPDDTSRVFFGAWVEIEDNDGNVYEYRIVGPDEIVPDKNFISIDSPMAKALLRKAEGDDVIVSRPNGTSAFVVTSIRY, encoded by the coding sequence ATGAAAGAACCATTACGCGATAAACCAAACATCTCCCCGTATATCACGCCCGCTGGCCAAAAGCAGTTAAATGATGAGCTTTCCTATCTCTGGAAGGTCAAGCGTCCCCAGGTCACTCAGGCCGTTGCCGAGGCTGCTGCCATGGGAGACCGTTCAGAGAATGCGGAATATATTTACGGCAAAAAACAGTTACGGGAGATCGATGCCCGAATGCGGTTTCTTCAGAAACGATTGGACGCCCTGATCGTTGTGGACAGGACACCTGATGATACTTCAAGGGTATTTTTTGGCGCATGGGTTGAGATTGAGGACAACGACGGCAACGTGTACGAGTACCGCATTGTCGGGCCGGATGAAATTGTCCCCGACAAGAATTTTATAAGTATTGACTCACCCATGGCAAAGGCATTATTGCGCAAGGCGGAAGGTGACGACGTTATCGTAAGCAGGCCGAACGGCACATCTGCCTTTGTTGTGACATCCATCCGCTATTAA
- a CDS encoding YtxH domain-containing protein, which yields MDSNANKKIAGALVIGGLVGAGLALLFAPQSGKKTRKDISRFTRNVVDEAKDMIEDATESVKELTDRISDRISDLSSSRRELAEDAKKKIAKTLENVQRSIEKQKEKFI from the coding sequence ATGGACAGCAATGCAAATAAGAAAATAGCAGGGGCATTAGTGATCGGAGGCCTTGTGGGCGCAGGGCTTGCTTTGCTTTTTGCGCCGCAGTCAGGGAAAAAGACAAGAAAAGACATTTCGAGGTTCACGAGGAATGTTGTTGATGAGGCAAAGGACATGATCGAAGACGCAACAGAATCCGTTAAGGAACTGACTGACAGGATCAGCGACAGGATATCGGACCTTTCGTCATCGCGCAGAGAGCTTGCAGAGGACGCAAAGAAAAAGATTGCAAAGACGCTTGAAAACGTACAGAGGTCTATTGAAAAGCAGAAAGAGAAATTCATCTGA
- a CDS encoding response regulator: MYCPGQGNKRKEDDETTNKLLQALLKKEGAVESALNGREALDKVTHGFFNAIISDIEMPVMDGIEFYKEVSRADPLMQERFLFFTGSYSPEHLDFLRENHLRHLKKPVPMKSIIQAVHEILYSSKVP; encoded by the coding sequence ATGTATTGTCCTGGACAAGGAAACAAGAGAAAAGAAGATGATGAGACCACTAATAAGCTGCTTCAGGCCCTCCTCAAAAAAGAGGGCGCCGTTGAATCCGCGTTAAACGGCAGGGAGGCGCTCGATAAAGTCACCCATGGGTTTTTTAACGCCATCATTTCCGATATTGAAATGCCTGTAATGGACGGAATTGAATTTTATAAAGAAGTCTCAAGGGCCGACCCGTTAATGCAGGAGCGGTTCCTTTTTTTCACTGGCTCCTATTCCCCTGAGCATCTCGACTTTCTGCGCGAGAACCATCTGCGGCATCTTAAAAAGCCTGTGCCGATGAAGAGCATAATACAGGCTGTTCATGAAATACTCTACAGTTCTAAAGTGCCCTGA